In Phaenicophaeus curvirostris isolate KB17595 chromosome 30, BPBGC_Pcur_1.0, whole genome shotgun sequence, the genomic window AACAACCACTGAGCACCAGACTCCAGAAATGCACTGCCCTCTCCAGTGAGGGCTTTGCTGCAGCTTCTGGTGTCACACAGCTGGGAGGAGGCAAGGATCCGTGCGACAGGCAGGAAGGACAAACCCACAGGGACCCTgagagagggctctggggcagtTTTAGGAGCTGGTGTGTTTGCTGGGCATTTATGGACAAAGActcattggggtttttttttctgctggcagGAGAATGCATGCCTGTTTAAGGCTGTCAAGTCCTCGCAGGTCTGGCTGGACTGCTTGGGATACAAAGACAGAATTGTGCTCAACggcctctttgaacttgtgcacaaatctctgcagctgctgctcaccAACATGGACCCTGAGGTAGGTccatgcttttttcccccagcgCAGTGCCCCTGCTTTGCCCCTGCTCAGGATGTTTTGTTCACTTCCTCAGGTGTTTGGTGGTCGAACGTGCCCATCTCAGCACTCCCTGCGTTCCCCTCCGTGCACCCAAGCAGCGAGCGCTGGAGGGGCTGGTGTCCCACCTtgttctgctgtgctgggaCGACGGGGCTGGGGGTTGGGAGGGATGTGGGATgtgatatcaggaaaaaatatgtcagggaaagggtcattgggcactgaacaggctgcccagggagggggttgagtcaccttccctggaggggtttaagggacggttggacgaggtgctgagggacatggtttagcgattgatgggaatggttggactcgatgatcaagtgggtcctttccaatctagtgatgcTATGAAGCATCACGCAAGGCACTGACCTCTTTCAGGCCGACGTGGCCCTGTTGTTTGAGGTGCACATGGAGGTGGTTGATGACAGAGTGCAGTACAGTCCCTCACTGGAGGCAACAGATGACAACAGCTTCTTGGAGCTGATGGAGAGCCTGCTCAATGATATCTTTGCCTGTGCGGCATGTGTGCTTCGACTGCTGAAGGAGAAGCTGACCTACAAGGTAAGTCCACAGTGGGCAGCAGCTTCCAGCTCAGCTGGAGCTGAGAGAGGGAGCCCGGTCCCTCAAATCGATCCCTGAGAGCTCTGCCCATCCCTTCAGAGCACCCTGGAAGAGCAGACGGAGCTCAGCAGGATGCAGGAGAAGGTGGTGACACTGGTGGTCAATGCCATGGCAGAAGGTGAGGAGCATCAGCTTTGAGGAGCAAGCCCGGCAGTGGCTGGAGGATCCTGAGGAATTCCTGCAGCGATTCCTCACCTTTGGCAGTGCCACCAGCCCCGAGGAGCTGGAGCCACAGCCAGAGGAGGAGCCCCTGGCTAGTAAGACCTCATCCATCCAGCTCTTTCAGCAGGAGGTACGGTGTGGGTGCCTggggaggtcccaggtgcctggGGTGGCCATGGTGGTGTgggatgcccagggaggcgCCGGTCACAGGCTGTGACCAGCTCTTGTCCCTAGATTGAGGCGTGCGAGGCGATGTACGAGGAGGCGTCAGGCTTTGCCAACACCCAGGTGTTTAAGGGGTGGCTGCAGAGCGACTGCTGCCCCTTCAAGCAGGCGCTGCTGGGTGCCGTCAAGTCCCGGGGCCTTGTGCTCTGGCAGCACCTTGTCAACCACGTCACCACCAGGTAGGTACCTGGTGAGCCCAGGTGTGGGAACAGGGCATTCCAGGTGACTGGCACCTGGCTGGGCTGTGGCAAAGGCACCACTGtgtgccagggcagggctggggcccGAAGGACAGAGCCATGGAGGTGTGGGTGAAGGTGCCAGACACCCCCTTAGGGGCAATTCTCTGCTGAGCCAGCCCTGAGCAAGGGCAGGGGGGCtgtgaggaccatcagggatgCCTGGTGAGTGACACCACCTTCGTCCCAGTCTCCAGGACCTGGAGGGTTTCCTCCAAGATGTGAACGCTGCCTTGAATAAACCTCTGGAGGAGGGAGATTATGACGGGCTGGTGGAAATGATGGGGCACCTGAGGAGGGCCAAGGAGAGGCAGGCAGTGACTGATGGCATGTTTGAGCCCCTGAAGGAGATAGTTGCTCTGCTCAGCACTTACAGAGAGCAGATGCTAGAGGAGATCCACCTGCAGCTCCAGGTGAGCTGTTTGGATTGGGACAGGGCTGGGCACAGGCTCCCTGGGGCCACGCTGCCaacaccatagaatcatagaagcaccaggttggaaaagacccactggatcatcgagtccaaccattcctatcaaacaccatgTGGTGCTCACTACAGGACCTCCCCGAGTGCTGGAACAGCACCAAGAAGCTCTGCTTGCGTGTCAAGAAGAGTGTGGCCCCTCTGCAAGCCAATGAGGCCAAGATCATTCGCAGAAAGTGCCAGCAGTTTGAGGTACCTTCCCCTGGGCTTGGAGGCAAGCGAGCAGCTTCTCAGCAGCTCCGGGAGGACTCCACTTCTTTCCCTGGCTGCCAGCTccaagctgctcctcctgatcCCTGTCCTCCCCACACAGATCCTGCAGCATGCCTTCCAGGAGAAGTTCTGGGGAAGAAGCCCCTTTTTCCTACACCCAGACCACTTCATGTCCTTGCATAAGGTAAGGAAGGGTAAGGAACACTGGGGTCATCGctgtcccagcagctctgcccagccaCCCCTGGCCCTGGGCACCGGGTATTGCTGcacatggggctggggaagggtggctgctctggctccagctctggctCCACCTCTGGCTCCCAGATGGGGAGGGTGGCTCTGATGGGGAGGGTCTGGCTCTGCGGCAGTGACTCTCCCATGCCCACCCCACTGCGGTGAAGATGGAGCCATCGCCGGGATAGGACACACATCCCTGGCACACAGTCCCTGGCTGAgaccatttctttctctccagaCAGCAACAGGCAAGCATTGCTGCCTTGGAGAGAGAGATGGCAGCCCTTTCCGAGTCAGCGGGGCTGTTCCAAGTGTCAGTCCCAGAATATAAACAGCTCAAAGCATGGCACAGGGAGGTGCGCTTGCTGAAGGAACTCTGGGACATGATCAACCTGGTATGTGCTGTGGTCCTATGAGCCAGTGTGACTGGggtggcaggaggaggcaggagcaCAAGGCTGTGCAGAACAGGCTTCTGCGCTGAGATGCTCCTCACAGTTTTGAAGTTCCTGAGGGCATGAGGAGATTCCCAGCATCTGCAGACAGTGGATGCCGGCAGCATCTGCGGTTGCACACAGAGACTGAGAGGCGGGGGCTCGGTGCTGGCCACTGCACCAGGACGTGGCACTCAGTGCTGCCTCCAGAACAAGGGCTTGGCAGCAAACTGCTGTTGGCAGGCATGGGCACCTGGCCTCAGGTTTGCCAGCCAAAAATGCAAAGCTGTTGAAGCTCCTCCAAGAGTCTCGTGGCTGTGAGAGGTGGGATGGGACACTGGACAGTTGtcacagctgtgctgcagcgGCTGTGTGTGCTGGTGGGGGTGTGAGGGGTGTGCGGGCGCTAGGTGTGGGAGACGTGGCATGGACACGCAGGCAGGAGTGCTTCTGCTAGTGATCTGTTCCGTGAAGATGTATTCCTG contains:
- the LOC138732362 gene encoding dynein axonemal heavy chain 17-like, whose translation is MYEEASGFANTQVFKGWLQSDCCPFKQALLGAVKSRGLVLWQHLVNHVTTSLQDLEGFLQDVNAALNKPLEEGDYDGLVEMMGHLRRAKERQAVTDGMFEPLKEIVALLSTYREQMLEEIHLQLQVSCLDWDRAGHRLPGATLPTP